ATCAAGGCGCCGCCCCCCGTGAGGACGATACCCTGGTCCACGATATCCGCTGCCAGTTCGGGAGCGGTGTTCTCGAGCGCGATGCGAACACCTTCGACAATTGCCCCGATGGGCTCCGATAGCGCTTCGGCAATGTTCGCCTGATTGATCGTGATTTCCTTCGGCACGCCGTTCACCAGATCGCGGCCCTTCAAGGTGATCTGTTCGCCGATCCCGTCTTCGGGGTGGCGGGCAATCCCGTAGTCCTTCTTGATCCGCTCAGCCGTCGATTCACCGATCAGCAGGTTGTGATGTCGGCGGACGTAGCTGACGATCGCCTCGTCCATCTTGTCGCCGCCGGTGCGGACGGACGTGGTGTAGGCAAGGCCGCGCAGGCTGAGCACCGCGACTTCCGTCGTGCCGCCGCCGATATCCACGACCATGCTGCCGACGGGTTCCGTCACGGGCATATCCGCGCCGATCGCGGCGGCCATCGGCTCCAGGATCAGGAAGACCTGGCTTGCGCCGGCGTTGCTCGCCGCATCGCGAATGGCGCGGCGTTCCACCGATGTCGAGCCACTGGGGACGCAGATGACGATTTCCGGATATCGAAGCAGGCTCTTCTTCCCGTGCACCTTGCGGATGAAGTGCTTGATCATCTCCTCGGCGATTTCGATGTCCGCGATCACGCCGTCGCGCAGGGGACGGATCGCTTCGATGCTGTCAGGCGTCTTGCCCATCATCATCTTCGCATCTTCGCCCACGGCCTTGACCCGCTTGATGCCGTTCAGGGTCTCGATCGCGACCACCGAAGGTTCGTTCAGGATGATTCCCTGACCTTCGACATATACCAGCGTGTTTGCCGTACCGAGGTCGATCGCCATGTTCTGCGATCCGAATTTGAGGAGATTCGAAAAGAAACCCATTGGTGGCCTGTAATCCGTGTGATTGCGGGCCTTTGCCGCGGCGTTCGCGGCAACAGCGACCCGGGAGGTGGCGGGAAGTGCCGGTGCTTTAGCCAAAGGCCCCGGAAAACGCCAAAGGATTGTGCGGCCGTCCCCGGGAAATCCCACAGGCCGGCTCGAAATTGTGACGCTTGGTCGCTAGGGGCCGGGCATGGCTGATATTCGCCGCCTGCCGGAGCATCTGGTAAACCGCATCGCGGCGGGCGAAGTGGTGGAGCGCCCGGCGGCGGCCCTCAAGGAACTGATCGAAAACGCGATCGACGCGGGCGCAAGTTCGATATCAGTGCTGCTGGAGGAAGGCGGCCTCGACCGGATCGAGGTAACCGACGATGGCTGCGGCATGACGGCCCCTGAGATGGCGCTCGCCCTGGAACGGCATGCGACGTCCAAGCTGCCGGAAAGCCTGATCGGAGCCGACGGTGCGATCGAACAGGTCGTCACGCTCGGTTTCCGGGGCGAGGCGCTGCCCAGCATCGCAAGCGTAGCGCGGCTGACGATCGAGAGCCGCCCGCGCGGCAGCGAGGCGGGTTGGCGCTACGTGGTCGATCACGGCATGCTGGCGGGAGAAGGGCCCGCCGCCCTGCCGCCGGGCACGCGCGTGCGGGTGGAACAGCTCTTCGCCCGGGTGCCGGCGCGCCGCAAGTTCCTGCGCAGTGCGCGCAGCGAATATGCCGCCTGCCTCGACGTCGTGAAGCGTCTGGCCATGGCCCGGCCTGACATCGGCGTGACTCTCGAGCATGGCAGCCGGCGGATCCTGTCGCTGCAAGCCGGGCAGGCGCTGGCTGACCGGGTTGCGCAGATTGTCGCGCGCGAGTTGAAGGACAATGGCGTCGCGATCGAGCTGGAGCGGCCGTCGCCGTCGGGCACGATGCGCCTTGGCGGAATTGCCGGTCTGCCGACCTACAACCGGGGCGTTGCAGACCACCAGTACCTGTTCGTCAACGGCCGACCGGTGAAGGACCGCCTCCTCGTTGGGGCCGTGCGGGGCGCCTATGCCGATATGCTGGCGAAAGACCGGCATGCAGTGCTCTCGCTGTTCCTGACCATCCCGCCCGAAGACGTCGACGTGAACGTCCACCCCGCCAAGACGGAGGTCCGTTTTCGGGATGCGGCAGGGGTGCGCGGGTTCATAGTTTCAGGCCTGCGCCAGGCGCTCTCCACCGGC
This region of Tsuneonella aeria genomic DNA includes:
- a CDS encoding rod shape-determining protein, whose translation is MGFFSNLLKFGSQNMAIDLGTANTLVYVEGQGIILNEPSVVAIETLNGIKRVKAVGEDAKMMMGKTPDSIEAIRPLRDGVIADIEIAEEMIKHFIRKVHGKKSLLRYPEIVICVPSGSTSVERRAIRDAASNAGASQVFLILEPMAAAIGADMPVTEPVGSMVVDIGGGTTEVAVLSLRGLAYTTSVRTGGDKMDEAIVSYVRRHHNLLIGESTAERIKKDYGIARHPEDGIGEQITLKGRDLVNGVPKEITINQANIAEALSEPIGAIVEGVRIALENTAPELAADIVDQGIVLTGGGALIQGLDEHLREETGLPVSIAEDPLSCVALGTGRAMEDPVYRGVLMTA
- the mutL gene encoding DNA mismatch repair endonuclease MutL, whose protein sequence is MADIRRLPEHLVNRIAAGEVVERPAAALKELIENAIDAGASSISVLLEEGGLDRIEVTDDGCGMTAPEMALALERHATSKLPESLIGADGAIEQVVTLGFRGEALPSIASVARLTIESRPRGSEAGWRYVVDHGMLAGEGPAALPPGTRVRVEQLFARVPARRKFLRSARSEYAACLDVVKRLAMARPDIGVTLEHGSRRILSLQAGQALADRVAQIVARELKDNGVAIELERPSPSGTMRLGGIAGLPTYNRGVADHQYLFVNGRPVKDRLLVGAVRGAYADMLAKDRHAVLSLFLTIPPEDVDVNVHPAKTEVRFRDAAGVRGFIVSGLRQALSTGDRRSAQTPDAAAMRRWTTEPAPAADTLGSIFSTRAWSVASAGVHEPASAWRAHEDATLAVPLGRAEEAAPMPADAADYPLGVARGQVAQTYIVAEASDGLILVDQHAAHERLVLERLRAAGAGVATARAQALLIPEVVELDEVDCDRLETAADSLGAVGLSIERFGPGAMLVRSLPHALANADPHALLRDIADDIAQHGPTADGGSLLLTEKLELVLATMACHGSVRAGRALSVAEMNALLREMERTPRSGQCNHGRPTWVKLSMTDVEKLFGRH